One genomic segment of Rhizobium gallicum bv. gallicum R602sp includes these proteins:
- a CDS encoding dicarboxylate/amino acid:cation symporter, translating into MIIEHSAEVCGKTPFYRHLYVQVLAAIAAGILLGHFYPELGTQLKPLGDAFIKLVKMIIAPVIFLTVATGIAGMTDLAKVGRVAGKAMIYFLTFSSLALVIGLIVANVVQPGAGMHIDPASLDAKTISTYAEKAHEQSIAGFLMNVIPTTLIGAFAEGDILQVLFISVLFGISLAIVGKKAEPVVDFLQALTLPIFRLVAILMKAAPIGAFGAMAFTIGKYGVASIANLAMLIGTFYLTSFLFIFVVLGAVARYNGFSIVALIRYIKEELLLVLGTSSSEAALPGLMNKMEKAGCKRSVVGLVIPTGYSFNLDGTNIYMTLAALFIAQATDTPLSYGNQILLLLVAMLSSKGAAGITGAGFITLAATLSVVPSVPVAGMALILGIDRFMSECRAITNIVGNAVATLVVAKWEGELHQAQLCAALAGEAPIETKATFAQPAE; encoded by the coding sequence ATGATCATCGAACATTCTGCGGAGGTCTGCGGCAAGACACCCTTTTACCGCCATCTCTATGTCCAGGTCCTGGCGGCGATCGCCGCGGGTATCCTGCTCGGACATTTCTATCCTGAGCTCGGCACTCAGCTGAAGCCGCTCGGCGACGCCTTCATCAAGCTCGTCAAGATGATCATCGCGCCGGTCATCTTCCTGACGGTCGCGACCGGCATTGCCGGCATGACCGATCTCGCCAAGGTCGGCCGCGTCGCCGGCAAGGCGATGATCTACTTCCTGACCTTCTCCAGCCTCGCGCTCGTCATCGGCCTCATCGTCGCCAATGTCGTCCAGCCGGGTGCGGGGATGCATATCGACCCGGCCTCACTCGATGCCAAGACAATCAGCACCTATGCGGAAAAGGCGCATGAGCAGTCGATCGCTGGCTTCCTGATGAACGTCATTCCGACGACGCTGATCGGCGCCTTTGCCGAGGGCGACATCCTGCAGGTGCTGTTCATCTCGGTGCTCTTCGGCATCTCGCTCGCCATCGTCGGCAAGAAGGCCGAGCCGGTTGTCGATTTCCTGCAGGCGCTGACGCTGCCGATCTTCCGGCTGGTGGCGATCCTGATGAAGGCTGCTCCGATCGGTGCCTTCGGCGCCATGGCCTTCACCATCGGCAAATACGGCGTCGCCTCGATCGCCAACCTCGCCATGCTGATCGGCACCTTCTATCTCACCTCGTTCCTGTTCATCTTCGTCGTACTCGGCGCCGTGGCGCGCTACAACGGCTTCTCGATCGTGGCGCTCATCCGCTACATCAAGGAGGAGCTGCTCCTCGTTCTCGGCACTTCGTCCTCGGAAGCCGCACTGCCGGGCCTCATGAACAAGATGGAGAAGGCTGGCTGCAAGCGTTCGGTCGTCGGCCTCGTCATTCCGACCGGCTATTCCTTCAACCTCGACGGCACCAACATCTATATGACGCTGGCGGCGCTCTTCATCGCCCAGGCGACCGACACGCCGCTTTCCTACGGGAATCAGATCCTGCTCTTGCTCGTCGCCATGCTGAGTTCAAAGGGTGCTGCCGGCATCACCGGCGCAGGCTTCATCACGCTCGCTGCGACGCTCTCCGTCGTTCCGTCCGTGCCGGTCGCCGGCATGGCGCTGATCCTCGGCATCGACCGCTTCATGTCCGAATGCCGCGCAATTACCAATATTGTCGGTAATGCGGTCGCGACGCTGGTCGTGGCGAAGTGGGAAGGCGAGCTCCACCAGGCGCAACTTTGCGCCGCGCTTGCAGGCGAAGCGCCGATTGAGACCAAAGCGACGTTCGCCCAGCCAGCCGAATAA
- a CDS encoding type II toxin-antitoxin system Phd/YefM family antitoxin, translating into MQVTIHNAKTNLSTLIEAAKAGEEVVIVNGKAPVARIVAIAQNRFTIGLLKGKVTGDGPDFFEPMSEDELALWEGAA; encoded by the coding sequence ATGCAGGTTACAATTCATAACGCCAAGACGAACCTGTCCACACTTATTGAGGCGGCGAAGGCTGGCGAAGAAGTTGTCATCGTCAACGGTAAGGCTCCTGTTGCCCGGATCGTTGCCATCGCGCAAAACAGGTTCACCATCGGGCTACTGAAAGGCAAGGTCACAGGAGATGGACCAGATTTCTTCGAGCCTATGAGTGAGGATGAATTGGCGCTTTGGGAAGGCGCAGCGTGA
- a CDS encoding cytochrome-c peroxidase yields MAAALMATTAFAADPFPADLRETALATFKALPSTTRALANNPITSEKIVLGKALFFDPRVSASGVFSCNSCHNLATGGDDNLETSIGHGWQKGPRNAPTVLNAVFNIAQFWDGRAEDLKAQAKGPVQAGVEMANTPGQVIATLRSMPQYVEWFSAAFAGEADPVTFDNFAKAIEAFEATLVTPAPFDAFLNGDDAAMTSEQKQGLTLFMDKGCSSCHSGINVGGEGYYPFGLVKRPSTDVLPEKDKGRFAVTNTFDDFFVFRAAPLRNVALTAPYFHSGKVWDLKKAIAIMGTVQLGEELKEEEVELIVAFLNSLTGKVPDVAYPVLPAETTATPRPVSQILGK; encoded by the coding sequence ATGGCTGCCGCCTTGATGGCAACCACCGCTTTTGCTGCGGATCCGTTCCCCGCAGACCTCAGAGAAACGGCACTGGCTACCTTCAAGGCTTTGCCATCCACCACGCGGGCACTCGCCAACAACCCGATCACATCGGAGAAGATCGTCCTCGGCAAGGCACTGTTCTTCGATCCACGCGTCTCGGCGTCAGGCGTTTTTTCGTGCAACTCATGCCACAACCTGGCCACCGGGGGCGACGACAATCTTGAAACCTCGATCGGCCATGGTTGGCAGAAGGGACCGCGCAACGCGCCGACGGTACTGAACGCTGTCTTCAACATCGCGCAGTTCTGGGACGGTCGCGCCGAAGACCTGAAGGCTCAGGCCAAGGGACCGGTCCAAGCCGGTGTCGAAATGGCCAATACACCGGGTCAAGTCATTGCCACGCTCAGATCGATGCCGCAATATGTCGAATGGTTCAGTGCGGCTTTCGCGGGTGAAGCCGATCCGGTCACCTTCGACAACTTCGCCAAGGCAATCGAAGCCTTTGAGGCGACATTGGTCACGCCAGCCCCCTTCGATGCGTTCCTCAACGGTGATGACGCCGCCATGACTTCCGAACAGAAACAGGGCCTGACGCTTTTCATGGACAAAGGCTGCTCGTCCTGTCATTCCGGCATCAACGTTGGCGGGGAGGGCTATTACCCCTTCGGTCTTGTTAAAAGGCCCAGCACCGACGTTCTGCCGGAAAAAGACAAGGGCCGCTTTGCGGTCACCAATACATTCGACGATTTCTTTGTTTTCCGCGCGGCGCCGCTGCGCAACGTAGCACTCACCGCGCCATATTTTCATTCGGGCAAGGTTTGGGATCTGAAAAAGGCCATCGCCATCATGGGGACCGTCCAGCTCGGCGAAGAATTGAAGGAAGAAGAAGTCGAGCTGATCGTTGCCTTCCTTAACTCGCTGACTGGAAAGGTACCGGATGTCGCCTATCCCGTCTTGCCTGCCGAAACGACGGCAACACCTCGACCTGTGTCGCAGATATTAGGGAAATAA
- a CDS encoding cytochrome P450 — protein MSEQPLPTLPMWRVDHIEPSPEMLALLANGPIHRVRFPSGHEGWWVTGYDEAKAVLSDAAFRPAGMPPAAFTPDSVILGSPGWLVSHEGEEHARLRTIVAPAFSNRRVELLAQQVEAIAAQLFETLAAQPQPADLRRHLSFPLPAMVISALMGVLYEDHAFFAGLSDEVMTHQHESGPRSASRLAWEELRAYIRGKMRDKRQDPGANLLTDLLAAVDQGEATEEEAIGLAAGMLVAGHESTVAQIEFGLLAMFRHPQQRERLVGDPSLVDKAVEEILRMYPPGAGWDGIMRYPRTDVTIAGVHIPAESKVLVGLPATSFDPRHFDDPEIFDIGRDGKPHLAFSYGPHNCIGVALARLELKAVFGSIFQRFPGLRLAVAPEELKLRKEIITGGFEEMPVLW, from the coding sequence ATGTCCGAACAACCCTTGCCGACCCTGCCGATGTGGCGCGTCGATCACATCGAGCCCTCCCCCGAGATGTTGGCGCTACTCGCCAACGGTCCGATCCACCGCGTGCGCTTCCCGTCCGGGCACGAAGGCTGGTGGGTGACAGGCTACGACGAGGCCAAGGCGGTGCTGTCCGACGCGGCGTTCCGGCCCGCGGGAATGCCGCCGGCGGCATTCACCCCGGATTCGGTGATTCTCGGTTCGCCGGGGTGGCTGGTCTCGCACGAGGGGGAGGAGCATGCCCGGTTACGCACGATCGTGGCGCCGGCCTTCAGCAACCGCAGGGTGGAACTGCTCGCGCAGCAGGTCGAGGCGATCGCCGCGCAGTTGTTCGAGACGCTGGCGGCCCAGCCTCAGCCCGCCGACCTGCGGCGCCACCTCTCCTTTCCGCTTCCGGCCATGGTCATCAGCGCGCTGATGGGCGTGCTCTACGAGGATCACGCCTTTTTCGCCGGGCTGTCCGACGAGGTGATGACGCACCAGCATGAAAGCGGCCCGCGCAGTGCGTCGCGCCTGGCCTGGGAAGAACTGCGCGCCTACATCCGCGGCAAGATGCGGGACAAGCGCCAGGATCCGGGCGCCAACCTGCTGACGGATCTGCTCGCGGCGGTCGACCAGGGCGAAGCGACCGAGGAAGAGGCGATCGGCCTCGCGGCGGGCATGCTGGTGGCGGGGCACGAGAGCACCGTCGCGCAGATCGAATTCGGCCTGCTGGCCATGTTCCGCCATCCGCAACAGCGCGAACGCCTGGTCGGCGATCCATCCCTGGTGGACAAGGCGGTGGAGGAAATCCTGCGCATGTACCCGCCGGGCGCGGGCTGGGACGGCATCATGCGCTATCCGAGGACCGACGTGACCATCGCGGGCGTGCATATTCCCGCGGAGAGCAAGGTGCTTGTCGGCCTGCCGGCGACGTCGTTCGATCCGCGCCATTTCGACGACCCGGAAATCTTCGACATCGGACGCGACGGAAAGCCGCACCTGGCGTTCTCCTACGGGCCGCACAACTGCATCGGCGTGGCGCTGGCTAGGCTGGAACTCAAGGCGGTGTTCGGTTCGATCTTCCAGCGCTTTCCCGGGCTGCGCCTCGCAGTGGCGCCCGAAGAACTGAAGTTGCGCAAGGAGATCATCACTGGCGGCTTCGAAGAGATGCCGGTGCTCTGGTGA
- a CDS encoding cytochrome P450, which translates to MDVKETTAVCRDAFAELASPACIHDPYPFMRWLREHDPVHRATSGLFLLSRHADIYWAFTATGDAFRGPAPGELARYFPRAATSLSLSLLASTLAMKEPPTHTRLRRLISRDFTMREIDNLRPSIARIVAARLDGIAPALERGEAVDLHREFALALPMLVFAELFGMPQEDMFGLAAIIGAILEGLSPHASDSQLAAADAASAKVKAYFGDLIQRKRTDPRQDIVSMLVGAHGDDADMLSDAELISMLWGMLLGGFTTTAATIDHAVLAMLAYPEQRHWLQGDAMGIEAFVEEVLRCDAPAMFSSIPRIAQRDIELCGVVIPKDADVRVLIAAGNRDPDAFADPDRFDPARFYGTSPGMSTDGKIMLSFGHGIHFCLGAQLARVQLAESLPRIEARFPTLVLAEKPTREPSAFLRTFRALPVRLNALGEA; encoded by the coding sequence ATGGACGTGAAAGAAACAACGGCAGTATGCCGGGACGCCTTCGCCGAACTGGCGTCGCCAGCGTGCATCCACGACCCGTATCCGTTCATGCGGTGGTTGCGCGAGCACGATCCGGTGCATCGCGCGACGTCGGGCCTCTTTCTGTTGAGCCGCCACGCCGACATCTACTGGGCGTTCACGGCCACGGGCGATGCGTTTCGGGGACCAGCGCCGGGCGAATTGGCGCGCTATTTCCCGCGTGCGGCGACCAGCTTGTCGCTCAGTTTGCTGGCATCCACTTTAGCGATGAAGGAACCTCCAACGCATACGCGTCTGCGCCGGCTGATCTCCCGTGATTTCACCATGCGCGAGATCGACAACCTGCGGCCGAGCATCGCGCGCATCGTCGCAGCGCGCCTGGACGGCATCGCGCCCGCGCTGGAGCGCGGGGAGGCGGTGGACCTGCATCGCGAATTCGCGCTTGCCTTGCCAATGCTGGTCTTTGCCGAACTGTTCGGCATGCCCCAGGAGGACATGTTCGGGCTCGCCGCCATCATCGGCGCCATCCTGGAAGGCCTGAGCCCTCACGCCAGCGATTCCCAGCTCGCCGCGGCTGACGCAGCCAGCGCCAAAGTTAAGGCCTACTTCGGCGACCTCATACAGCGCAAGCGCACCGATCCCCGCCAGGACATCGTGTCGATGCTCGTCGGCGCACACGGCGACGACGCCGACATGCTGTCGGATGCGGAGTTGATCAGCATGCTATGGGGCATGCTGCTGGGCGGCTTCACTACCACTGCTGCGACCATCGACCATGCCGTCCTGGCGATGCTGGCGTATCCCGAACAGCGGCACTGGCTGCAGGGGGACGCCATGGGAATCGAGGCATTCGTCGAAGAAGTCCTGCGCTGCGACGCGCCCGCCATGTTCAGCTCCATTCCGCGGATCGCGCAGCGCGACATCGAACTGTGCGGCGTGGTGATCCCGAAGGATGCGGACGTGCGCGTGCTGATCGCGGCCGGCAATCGCGACCCGGACGCCTTCGCCGATCCCGACCGCTTCGATCCCGCACGGTTCTACGGCACCAGTCCTGGCATGTCGACCGACGGGAAGATCATGCTGAGCTTCGGCCACGGCATCCACTTCTGTCTCGGCGCGCAACTGGCCCGGGTGCAGCTGGCTGAGAGCCTGCCGCGGATCGAGGCGCGCTTCCCCACGCTCGTACTGGCCGAGAAGCCGACCCGGGAGCCATCCGCGTTCCTTAGGACGTTCCGCGCCCTGCCCGTGCGGCTCAATGCGCTTGGAGAGGCCTGA
- a CDS encoding ferredoxin: MRVVIDQDLCGTTWQCVLTLPGTFRQREPDGVAEVCLATVPEALHAAVRLAASQCPVAAIRVIESDAGYGEPAIVDPAPSPAEVGRHAAKDHHNPGGHDGTV; this comes from the coding sequence ATGCGCGTCGTGATAGACCAGGATTTATGCGGAACCACCTGGCAGTGCGTGCTGACCCTGCCCGGCACCTTTCGCCAGCGCGAACCGGACGGCGTGGCCGAAGTATGCCTGGCGACGGTCCCCGAGGCGCTGCACGCCGCCGTGCGGCTCGCGGCCAGTCAGTGCCCGGTTGCCGCCATTCGGGTCATCGAAAGCGACGCTGGCTATGGCGAGCCAGCCATTGTCGACCCAGCGCCCTCTCCGGCAGAGGTCGGGCGGCATGCCGCGAAAGACCACCATAATCCGGGAGGACACGATGGGACGGTTTGA
- a CDS encoding SDR family oxidoreductase has translation MGRFEGKVAVVTGAGAGIGKACALAIAREGGRVAVADIDASAATACTAQIAAEAGHALTLAMDIADAQAVAALFETAERHFGGVDLLVNNASAMHLTPRDRAILDLDLAVWDETMATNLRGTLLCCRQAIPRMIARGGGAIVNMSSCQGLSGDTALTSYAASKAAMNMLSASLATQYGHAQIRCNAVAPGLIMTERLLAKLDECMQRHLRRHQLLAHVGRPEDVAALVAFLLSDDAAFITGQVVCIDGGMLTHVPTYADGGNSRAARPASDTADAASAPGR, from the coding sequence ATGGGACGGTTTGAGGGAAAGGTGGCCGTGGTGACCGGCGCTGGCGCCGGCATCGGCAAGGCATGCGCCCTCGCCATCGCGCGCGAGGGCGGCAGAGTGGCGGTGGCCGACATCGACGCCTCAGCGGCCACCGCCTGCACGGCGCAGATCGCGGCCGAAGCTGGCCACGCGCTGACCCTGGCCATGGACATCGCCGATGCGCAGGCGGTGGCAGCGCTGTTCGAGACGGCGGAGCGGCACTTCGGCGGGGTCGACCTGCTGGTGAACAACGCGAGCGCCATGCATCTAACCCCGCGCGACCGCGCAATCCTCGACCTGGACCTGGCGGTTTGGGATGAGACGATGGCGACTAATCTGCGCGGCACGCTGCTCTGTTGCCGGCAGGCTATCCCGCGAATGATCGCCCGTGGCGGTGGCGCGATCGTCAACATGTCGTCGTGCCAGGGGCTCAGCGGTGACACCGCTCTGACCTCCTACGCCGCGTCGAAGGCGGCGATGAACATGCTGTCGGCCTCGCTCGCCACCCAGTACGGTCACGCGCAGATCCGCTGCAACGCGGTTGCGCCGGGTCTTATCATGACCGAACGTCTCCTCGCCAAGCTGGACGAGTGCATGCAACGGCATCTGCGCCGGCACCAGCTCCTGGCGCACGTCGGCCGCCCCGAGGACGTGGCCGCGCTGGTGGCTTTCCTGCTCTCCGACGATGCTGCGTTCATCACCGGCCAAGTCGTGTGCATCGACGGCGGCATGCTGACGCATGTGCCGACATACGCCGATGGTGGCAACAGCCGCGCCGCGCGGCCGGCCAGTGACACCGCCGACGCGGCCTCGGCGCCAGGGAGGTAA